One window of the Hippoglossus hippoglossus isolate fHipHip1 chromosome 9, fHipHip1.pri, whole genome shotgun sequence genome contains the following:
- the LOC117767642 gene encoding chromatin modification-related protein eaf-1-like yields MGPMRCVVLLWLLFIGGLQARITSSSKAFEPNIQEPGNLAFGYKVRPQAQQGQSYQTRPQAQQGQSYQTRPQAQQGQSYQTRPQAQQGQSYQVRPQAPAQQGQSYQVRPKTQAQQGQSYQARPQAPAQQGQSYQARPQAPAQQGQSYQARPQAPAQQGQSYQARPQAPAQQGQSYQARPQAQAQQGQSYQTRPKPQAQQSQIHQARPQAQAQQSQIHQARPQAQAQQGQIHQARPKPQAQQSQIHQARPQAQAQQGQSYQVRPQAQQSQIHQARPQAQAQQSQIHQARPQAQAQQSQIHQARPQAQAQQSQIHPARPQAQQGQSYQARPQALAQQGQSYQTRPQAQQSQSYQARPQSQLQGPYQTTPGTRDQTRGRATSQLWKQRGIGLKPEIIACRGAVGVSSNDPC; encoded by the exons ATGGGACCTATGAGATG TGTGGTGCTTCTATGGCTGCTGTTCATTGGCGGGCTTCAAGCAAGAATAACAT CTTCCAGTAAGGCCTTTGAGCCCAACATTCAGGAGCCAGGCAACCTTGCCTTTGGCTACAAGGTTCGTCCTCAGGCTCAGCAGGGCCAGAGCTACCAGACCCGTCCCCAGGCTCAGCAGGGCCAGAGCTACCAGACCCGTCCCCAGGCTCAGCAGGGCCAGAGCTACCAGACCCGTCCCCAGGCTCAGCAGGGCCAGAGCTACCAGGTCCGTCCCCAGGCTCCGGCTCAGCAGGGCCAGAGCTACCAGGTCCGTCCCAAGACTCAGGCGCAGCAGGGCCAGAGCTACCAG GCCCGTCCCCAGGCTCCGGCTCAGCAGGGCCAGAGCTACCAGGCCCGTCCCCAGGCTCCGGCTCAGCAGGGCCAGAGCTACCAGGCCCGTCCCCAGGCTCCGGCTCAGCAGGGCCAGAGCTACCAGGCCCGTCCCCAGGCTCCGGCTCAGCAGGGCCAGAGTTACCAG GCCCGTCCCCAGGCTCAGGCGCAGCAGGGCCAGAGTTACCAGACCCGTCCCAAGCCGCAGGCGCAGCAGAGCCAGATCCACCAGGCCCGTCCCCAGGCTCAGGCGCAGCAGAGCCAGATCCACCAGGCCCGTCCCCAGGCTCAGGCGCAGCAGGGCCAGATCCACCAGGCCCGTCCCAAGCCGCAGGCGCAGCAGAGCCAGATCCACCAGGCCCGTCCCCAGGCTCAGGCTCAGCAGGGCCAGAGTTACCAGGTCCGTCCTCAGGCACAGCAGAGCCAGATCCACCAG GCCCGTCCCCAGGCTCAGGCGCAGCAGAGCCAGATCCACCAGGCCCGTCCCCAGGCTCAG GCGCAGCAGAGCCAGATCCACCAGGCCCGTCCCCAGGCTCAGGCGCAGCAGAGCCAGATCCACCCGGCCCGTCCTCAGGCACAGCAGGGCCAGAG CTACCAGGCCCGTCCCCAGGCGTTGGCGCAGCAGGGCCAGAGTTACCAGACCCGTCCCCAGGCTCA GCAGAGCCAGAGCTACCAGGCCCGTCCCCAGTCTCAGCTGCAGGGGCCCTACCAGACTACACCTGGCACCAGGGATCAAACTAG AGGGCGGGCGACCAGTCAACTATGGAAGCAAAGGGGAATTGGGCTAAAGCCTGAAATTATTGCCTGCAGGG GTGCTGTAGGTGTTTCATCCAATGACCCATGTTGA